The following are encoded together in the Portunus trituberculatus isolate SZX2019 chromosome 25, ASM1759143v1, whole genome shotgun sequence genome:
- the LOC123508605 gene encoding fizzy-related protein homolog isoform X1 → MHTSNPSPCFVSRLVMDREYERRLLRQQNGPVSSPASPLSPRRQLAHISVQSPSKDRTGDRFIPTRVGANWDVNFALIQENNKANSEVRKGREGGEGKDGVAYTTLLRNELLGTSIEDLRDTPDERRALSPVQSPNLYHFSPRKNQQREDTLSPYSLSPVSAKSQKLLRSPRKAARKISKIPFKVLDAPELQDDFYLNLVDWSSQNVLSVGLGHCVYLWSAYTSQVTRLCDLSPDGDTVTSVSWSERGNQVAVGTHKGLVQVWDVASSKRVCILNGHTARVGALAWNGDVLSSGSRDRLILQRDVRTPCIIPDRRLAGHRQEVCGLKWSPDSQYLASGGNDNKLFVWNLHSLTAVQTYTEHNAAVKAIAWSPHHHGLLASGGGTADRCIRFWNTLTGQPMQCIDTGSQVCNLAWSKHASELVSTHGYSQNQILVWRYPLLAQVAKLTGHTYRVLYLAMSPDGEAIVTGAGDETLRFWNVFSKARSQKESKSALNLFTSLR, encoded by the exons ATGCACACCTCTAACCCATCGCCTTGTTTTGTGTCACGTTTAGTTATGGATCGTGAGTATGAGAGGCGTCTTCTCAGGCAACAAAATGGACCTGtctcatcaccagcatcaccattgTCA CCCCGACGCCAGCTGGCCCACATTTCAGTGCAATCCCCCAGCAAAGACCGCACTGGGGACAGATTCATCCCCACACGAGTAGGTGCCAACTGGGATGTTAACTTTGCTCTGATTCAG GAGAACAACAAAGCCAACAGTGAGGTGCGGAAAGGgcgtgagggaggagaaggcaaGGATGGAGTAGCCTACACAACTCTACTGAGGAATGAACTCTTGGGCACAAGCATTGAGGATCTTCGAGACACTCCTGATGAAAGAAGAGCGCTGTCACCTGTTCAGAGTCCCAACTTGTACCAt TTCTCTCCTCGCAAAAATCAGCAGCGGGAGGACACACTGTCACCCTATTCCCTCTCCCCTGTTAGTGCCAAGAGCCAAAAACTGCTGAGATCCCCAAGGAAGGCAGCACGCAAAATATCAAAGATACCATTTAAG GTACTTGATGCTCCAGAGTTACAGGATGACTTTTACCTCAACCTGGTGGACTGGAGCTCTCAAAATGTTCTCTCTGTAGGATTAGGTCACTGTGTGTACTTGTGGTCAGCATACACCTCACAGGTCACTCGGCTGTGTGACCTTTCCCCCGATGGTGACACAGTGACCTCAGTGTCTTGGTCAGAAAGG GGCAACCAGGTGGCAGTAGGCACACACAAAGGGTTGGTGCAGGTATGGGACGTGGCCAGCAGCAAGCGAGTGTGCATTCTGAACGGTCACACAGCTCGTGTTGGAGCACTGGCGTGGAATGGGGATGTCCTATCCTCAGGTTCCCGGGACAGACTAATCCTTCAACGTGATGTAAGGACTCCCTGCATCATCCCAGATCGCAGGCTAGCTGGACACCGGCAGGAA GTGTGTGGGCTAAAGTGGTCACCGGACAGCCAATACCTGGCCTCAGGTGGGAATGACAACAAGTTATTTGTGTGGAATCTTCACTCTCTCACAGCTGTTCAGACGTACACTGAGCACAATGCAGCAGTAAAAG CTATTGCTtggtcaccacaccaccatggGCTGTtggctagtggtggtggaacaGCTGATCGCTGCATACGTTTCTGGAACACCTTGACAGGACAACCGATGCAGTGCATTGACACTGGATCTCAAGTTTGCAATCTGGCATGGTCCAAACACGCATCAGAACTG GTATCCACTCATGGATATAGTCAGAACCAGATCTTGGTGTGGCGTTACCCACTCCTTGCCCAGGTGGCCAAGCTTACCGGCCACACGTACCGGGTGCTGTACCTTGCCATGTCGCCAGATGGGGAGGCTATTGTTACTGGTGCTGGGGATGAGACTCTGCGCTTCTGGAATGTCTTCAGTAAAGCACGCTCTCAGAag GAATCCAAGTCTGCACTCAACCTCTTCACATCTCTGCGAtaa
- the LOC123508605 gene encoding fizzy-related protein homolog isoform X2 — MDREYERRLLRQQNGPVSSPASPLSPRRQLAHISVQSPSKDRTGDRFIPTRVGANWDVNFALIQENNKANSEVRKGREGGEGKDGVAYTTLLRNELLGTSIEDLRDTPDERRALSPVQSPNLYHFSPRKNQQREDTLSPYSLSPVSAKSQKLLRSPRKAARKISKIPFKVLDAPELQDDFYLNLVDWSSQNVLSVGLGHCVYLWSAYTSQVTRLCDLSPDGDTVTSVSWSERGNQVAVGTHKGLVQVWDVASSKRVCILNGHTARVGALAWNGDVLSSGSRDRLILQRDVRTPCIIPDRRLAGHRQEVCGLKWSPDSQYLASGGNDNKLFVWNLHSLTAVQTYTEHNAAVKAIAWSPHHHGLLASGGGTADRCIRFWNTLTGQPMQCIDTGSQVCNLAWSKHASELVSTHGYSQNQILVWRYPLLAQVAKLTGHTYRVLYLAMSPDGEAIVTGAGDETLRFWNVFSKARSQKESKSALNLFTSLR, encoded by the exons ATGGATCGTGAGTATGAGAGGCGTCTTCTCAGGCAACAAAATGGACCTGtctcatcaccagcatcaccattgTCA CCCCGACGCCAGCTGGCCCACATTTCAGTGCAATCCCCCAGCAAAGACCGCACTGGGGACAGATTCATCCCCACACGAGTAGGTGCCAACTGGGATGTTAACTTTGCTCTGATTCAG GAGAACAACAAAGCCAACAGTGAGGTGCGGAAAGGgcgtgagggaggagaaggcaaGGATGGAGTAGCCTACACAACTCTACTGAGGAATGAACTCTTGGGCACAAGCATTGAGGATCTTCGAGACACTCCTGATGAAAGAAGAGCGCTGTCACCTGTTCAGAGTCCCAACTTGTACCAt TTCTCTCCTCGCAAAAATCAGCAGCGGGAGGACACACTGTCACCCTATTCCCTCTCCCCTGTTAGTGCCAAGAGCCAAAAACTGCTGAGATCCCCAAGGAAGGCAGCACGCAAAATATCAAAGATACCATTTAAG GTACTTGATGCTCCAGAGTTACAGGATGACTTTTACCTCAACCTGGTGGACTGGAGCTCTCAAAATGTTCTCTCTGTAGGATTAGGTCACTGTGTGTACTTGTGGTCAGCATACACCTCACAGGTCACTCGGCTGTGTGACCTTTCCCCCGATGGTGACACAGTGACCTCAGTGTCTTGGTCAGAAAGG GGCAACCAGGTGGCAGTAGGCACACACAAAGGGTTGGTGCAGGTATGGGACGTGGCCAGCAGCAAGCGAGTGTGCATTCTGAACGGTCACACAGCTCGTGTTGGAGCACTGGCGTGGAATGGGGATGTCCTATCCTCAGGTTCCCGGGACAGACTAATCCTTCAACGTGATGTAAGGACTCCCTGCATCATCCCAGATCGCAGGCTAGCTGGACACCGGCAGGAA GTGTGTGGGCTAAAGTGGTCACCGGACAGCCAATACCTGGCCTCAGGTGGGAATGACAACAAGTTATTTGTGTGGAATCTTCACTCTCTCACAGCTGTTCAGACGTACACTGAGCACAATGCAGCAGTAAAAG CTATTGCTtggtcaccacaccaccatggGCTGTtggctagtggtggtggaacaGCTGATCGCTGCATACGTTTCTGGAACACCTTGACAGGACAACCGATGCAGTGCATTGACACTGGATCTCAAGTTTGCAATCTGGCATGGTCCAAACACGCATCAGAACTG GTATCCACTCATGGATATAGTCAGAACCAGATCTTGGTGTGGCGTTACCCACTCCTTGCCCAGGTGGCCAAGCTTACCGGCCACACGTACCGGGTGCTGTACCTTGCCATGTCGCCAGATGGGGAGGCTATTGTTACTGGTGCTGGGGATGAGACTCTGCGCTTCTGGAATGTCTTCAGTAAAGCACGCTCTCAGAag GAATCCAAGTCTGCACTCAACCTCTTCACATCTCTGCGAtaa
- the LOC123508606 gene encoding monocarboxylate transporter 9-like, with protein MLQIAVESDASITPEDEVGAHCEEKEQPQPHPDVDGGWAFVVLAAMFAAFFINSGLLSTAGLYYVQLLDYFGKDRAYTSWTGSLMNSFFMLAGPLSAHCMHMCGTQTSMRIGSIIMTVGLYVSAYTPSLELMFFTYGIVVACGMNFVYTGQISALNLYFNKYQYIATSLSMVGVGMGVVLVNMWTDYNIEKYGWRMSLIWNAGLSLQLYVFGSLIYPLRWPQEPGVDKYPSSPHVSNRQYSLSTGNILFSAVREVSVSTLKMAPEASCASIFANVPDTLVESWNAFKDICFWLISTAFFFAMLSTTSIFIIYKDFVVSKGLGEHYTIMLIGLGFGDVTGRLSMGIAHSNKFFNPVWSYCAALFLTGVVLLCHVFINSTPSLHIFGTLYGMTYGAQNVLVAIAPLKLFGKDRLVVVFGYLLVWGGIGALIGAPIAGSIVDKTGDYGGVLGLALACHTVGAALMMLCALIDGKSRQGS; from the exons ATGTTGCAAATAGCCGTGGAGAGCGATGCCTCGATAACTCCAGAGGATGAGGTTGGAGCACattgtgaagagaaagaacagcCGCAGCCACACCCTGATGTAGATGGCGGCTGGGCCTTCGTTGTCTTGGCCGCCATGTTTGCCGCATTCTTTATAAATTCTG GACTGTTGTCAACAGCTGGACTCTATTATGTGCAGTTGTTGGATTATTTTGGCAAGGATCGAGCATACACATCCTGGACAGGATCCCTGATGAATTCCTTCTTTATGCTTGCGG GTCCACTGAGCGCACACTGTATGCACATGTGTGGCACTCAGACCTCCATGAGGATTGGCTCCATCATCATGACTGTTGGCTTATATGTCTCTGCTTACACCCCATCTCTTGAACTTATGTTCTTCACGTATGGCATTGTAGTAG CATGTGGGATGAACTTTGTCTACACAGGACAGATAAGTGCATTAAACCTCTACTTCAATAAGTATCAGTATATTGCCACTTCACTTTCCATGGTGGGTGTTGGGATGGGTGTGGTTCTTGTG AATATGTGGACAGATTACAACATAGAGAAATATGGGTGGCGTATGTCCCTCATTTGGAATGCAGGCCTCAGTCTCCAATTGTATGTCTTTGGCTCTCTAATCTATCCTCTTCGCTGGCCTCAAGAGCCAGGTGTTGATAAATATCCTTCGTCACCTCATGTATCCAACAGACAATATTCTTTGTCTACTGGAAACATCTTGTTTAGTGCAGTTAGAGAAGT AAGTGTATCAACGTTGAAGATGGCACCTGAAGCAAGCTGTGCATCCATTTTTGCAAATGTTCCTGACACCTTAGT GGAATCATGGAATGCATTCAAGGACATTTGTTTTTGGCTGATATCTACTGCATTCTTTTTTGCAATGCTATCAACCACCTCCATTTTTATCATATACAAAGATTTTGTTGTATCAAAAGGACTTGGAGAACATTATACCATCATGCTCATTGGTCTTGGTTTTGGCGATGTTACAGGAAGGCTTAGTATGGGAATTGCTCACTCCAATAAG tTTTTTAACCCTGTTTGGTCATACTGTGCAGCATTGTTCCTCACTGGAGTGGTACTCTTGTGCCATGTCTTCATTAATAGCACACCCAGCTTGCACATCTTTGGTACACTCTATGGAATGACTTATGGAGCACAGAATGTCCTTGTGGCAATTGCACCTTTAAAGCTGTTTGGCAAAGACCggcttgtggtggtgtttggataTCTTCTAGTCTGGGGTGGAATAGGAGCACTCATTGGAGCACCAATTGCAG GAAGCATTGTAGACAAGACTGGAGATTATGGTGGGGTCCTTGGCTTGGCCTTGGCATGTCACACTGTAGGAGCTGCACTCATGATGCTGTGTGCCCTCATTGATGGCAA GTCGAGACAAGGATCATGA